The following coding sequences are from one Sphingobium sp. RAC03 window:
- a CDS encoding IS110 family transposase produces the protein MSNSLPQTIGIDISKATLDCYVHPIGIERQFPNTTKGHKTLIAWAGQWEVERIAYEATGIYHRALEVALGHMPCVKLNPERARRFAQATGTLAKTDRIDARLLARMAVTLKPPVRPARSPQQNQLAELVNARDGLVRDRTALKNREKNLTVTLLKRQCSQRLEQIARHIAALDAEIAAVIAADEKLVRRHHILTSIAGLGTLTANQIIATMPELGSLDNKQAASLAGLAPVARQSGQWKGKSFIRGGRANVRQALYMPALVAARFNPNLKAKYQQLIAAGKPAKIAITAIMRKLIVTANALLRADRLWTTACA, from the coding sequence ATGAGCAACTCTCTACCACAAACCATCGGCATCGACATCTCCAAAGCGACGTTGGACTGCTATGTCCATCCCATCGGGATCGAGCGCCAGTTCCCCAACACCACCAAGGGCCACAAGACCCTGATCGCATGGGCCGGGCAATGGGAGGTCGAGCGGATCGCCTATGAGGCTACCGGCATCTACCACCGCGCGCTGGAGGTCGCGCTCGGCCATATGCCCTGCGTCAAGCTCAACCCGGAACGGGCAAGGCGCTTCGCTCAGGCGACAGGCACGCTCGCCAAGACCGATCGCATCGACGCCAGGCTGCTCGCACGGATGGCGGTGACGCTGAAACCCCCGGTCAGGCCCGCCCGAAGCCCGCAGCAGAACCAACTGGCCGAACTCGTCAACGCCCGCGATGGTCTGGTGCGTGATCGCACCGCGCTCAAAAACCGCGAAAAGAACCTCACCGTCACGCTGCTTAAGCGCCAGTGCAGCCAACGGCTCGAACAGATCGCTCGCCACATCGCTGCGCTCGACGCTGAAATCGCGGCCGTCATTGCCGCAGATGAAAAGCTCGTCCGGCGCCACCACATTCTCACCAGCATCGCTGGCCTCGGCACACTCACCGCCAACCAGATCATCGCCACCATGCCCGAACTCGGATCGCTCGATAACAAGCAGGCTGCCTCGCTCGCCGGACTTGCCCCGGTCGCGCGCCAGTCCGGCCAATGGAAAGGCAAAAGCTTCATCCGCGGCGGTAGGGCCAATGTCCGACAGGCTCTCTACATGCCTGCTCTGGTCGCCGCCCGATTCAATCCAAACCTCAAGGCCAAATACCAGCAGCTCATCGCTGCCGGAAAACCCGCCAAAATCGCCATCACAGCCATCATGCGAAAGCTCATCGTCACCGCAAATGCGCTACTCAGGGCAGATCGTCTCTGGACCACAGCATGCGCTTGA
- a CDS encoding glycoside hydrolase family 3 protein has protein sequence MNIGREFLSTDVAQRTSPLALSPEDTRWVERTRDALSVEAQIGQLFILSSRHDSVAETDELLAHAPGGIHRFPTRDLDTAWAAARDAVKRSDVPLILSGDIEGGTVSYPFTTAIPNQMGIAACDDIALSTQLATIVGQESRALGYNWSFTPVVDINRAFRNPVVGTRSYGSDPDRILDQAKAYIRALQAQGVAACAKHWPGDGLDDRDQHLVTSVNDMDLAEWEATFGRIFRALIDDGVMTIMSAHIALPAYIRDKLPRAGAQAYEPASVSRLLNEELLRGQLGFEGLILSDATVMGGITSWMGRAEAVPAIIENGCDMFLFSRDPSQDMALMLKGLREGRLSERRLHEAVTRCLSLKANLGLHRMTLDERIAPLPQVREALRRPDHLDVARRAIADSLTLVKDRDALLPISPAHHQRVVVISDAGTSFFAGAPDRDFTPLVQGLEQRGFAVRHFDAEAMPTPDDTDLVLYLIGQEATPALGHIFLDFAKLHAGPRNAMIQFNREIPTLLVSFGQPYYLYDAPNFSTYINAYASLPDIQTALVERLVGEAAFTGVSPVDAFCGKGQLRW, from the coding sequence ATGAATATTGGCCGTGAATTCCTGTCGACCGATGTAGCGCAACGCACCTCTCCGCTTGCCCTGTCACCTGAGGACACACGCTGGGTCGAGCGCACGCGCGACGCCCTGAGCGTCGAGGCGCAGATCGGGCAGCTGTTCATCCTCTCCTCGCGCCATGACAGTGTGGCGGAAACCGACGAACTGCTCGCGCACGCGCCCGGTGGTATTCACCGCTTCCCGACGCGCGATCTGGATACGGCCTGGGCGGCGGCGCGCGACGCGGTGAAGCGGTCCGACGTGCCGCTCATCCTGTCGGGCGATATTGAAGGCGGAACGGTCAGCTATCCCTTCACCACTGCCATTCCCAACCAGATGGGCATCGCCGCCTGCGACGATATTGCGCTCAGCACTCAGCTCGCGACCATTGTCGGCCAAGAAAGCCGCGCGCTTGGCTATAATTGGTCCTTCACGCCGGTCGTCGATATCAACCGGGCGTTCCGCAACCCCGTCGTCGGCACGCGCTCCTACGGTTCCGATCCCGACCGCATTCTGGACCAGGCCAAGGCCTATATCCGTGCGCTACAGGCACAGGGCGTTGCCGCCTGCGCCAAACATTGGCCGGGCGACGGGCTGGACGATCGCGACCAGCATTTGGTCACCAGCGTCAACGACATGGACCTCGCCGAATGGGAAGCGACCTTCGGCCGCATCTTCCGCGCGCTGATCGACGATGGCGTGATGACGATCATGTCCGCCCATATTGCGCTGCCCGCCTATATACGGGACAAATTGCCGCGCGCGGGTGCGCAGGCCTATGAACCGGCATCCGTGTCACGCCTGCTGAACGAAGAGCTGTTGCGCGGGCAGCTCGGTTTTGAGGGTTTGATCCTGTCCGATGCCACCGTCATGGGTGGCATCACCAGTTGGATGGGGCGCGCCGAAGCCGTGCCGGCCATCATCGAAAATGGCTGCGACATGTTCCTGTTCAGCCGCGATCCGTCGCAGGACATGGCGCTGATGCTCAAGGGGCTACGTGAAGGCCGCCTGTCGGAGCGCCGCCTGCATGAAGCGGTTACCCGCTGCCTGTCGCTCAAGGCGAATCTCGGTCTGCACCGTATGACCCTTGATGAACGGATCGCGCCTTTGCCGCAGGTGCGCGAAGCCTTGCGCCGTCCCGACCATCTGGACGTCGCGCGGCGCGCCATCGCGGACAGCCTGACGCTGGTCAAGGATCGCGACGCGCTGCTGCCGATCAGCCCCGCGCACCACCAGCGCGTCGTTGTGATATCGGACGCGGGCACCAGCTTCTTTGCAGGCGCGCCGGACCGCGACTTCACCCCGCTGGTACAAGGCCTCGAACAACGGGGCTTTGCGGTTCGGCATTTCGACGCCGAAGCCATGCCGACGCCGGATGACACCGACCTCGTCCTCTATCTCATCGGCCAGGAAGCGACACCGGCCCTCGGCCATATCTTCCTCGATTTCGCCAAGCTTCACGCTGGTCCCCGCAACGCAATGATCCAGTTCAACCGGGAAATCCCGACGCTGCTCGTCTCCTTTGGGCAACCCTATTATCTGTATGACGCGCCGAACTTCTCTACCTATATCAATGCCTACGCTTCGCTGCCCGATATTCAGACGGCGCTGGTCGAACGGCTGGTGGGGGAGGCCGCTTTTACAGGGGTCAGCCCGGTCGATGCGTTTTGCGGGAAAGGGCAGTTGCGATGGTAG
- the tnpC gene encoding IS66 family transposase, with translation MGDAAQAEIHSLRAQLAAAQAVAAEVARIKAINADLEARNALLELQNEKMRRTLFGQRSERTRHLLDQMELTFEECETAASEDELLAALAAAKTNVAPFERKRPARKPLPEHLPRERVVIAAPDACPCCGSDRLCKLGEDITETLEVVPRQWKVVQTVREKFSCRDCEKITQPPAPFHVTPRGLFGPSFLAMLLFEKFGAHQPLNRQRDRYAWEGVDLSLSTLADQVGTCTAALMPLYLLIEAHVLAAERLHGDDTTVPVLAKTKTDTGRIWTYVRDDRPFGGPAPPAAIFHYSRDRRGEHPVGHLRGWRGILQADAYAGYNALFHGDRLPAPLTRALCWSHARRYFFELADIAAQLKKRRKKAVISPLAVEAVRRIDVIFDIERAINGRPVQERHTLRQELSAPLVADMEEWMRDNRSKLSKNSDVAEAMDYMLKAWPAFTAFLDDGRICLTNNAAERALRGIALGRKSWLFAGSDRGGQRTAFMLSLIGTAKLNDIDPQAWLADVLSRIADIPQNRLQELLPWNWRAAEYQREAA, from the coding sequence ATGGGTGACGCGGCGCAAGCAGAGATCCATAGCCTTCGCGCGCAGCTCGCCGCAGCCCAGGCGGTCGCCGCTGAAGTGGCCCGCATCAAAGCCATCAACGCCGACCTGGAAGCCCGTAACGCCCTTCTCGAACTGCAGAACGAGAAGATGCGCCGCACTCTTTTTGGCCAGCGCTCCGAGCGCACGCGCCATCTGCTCGACCAGATGGAACTGACCTTCGAGGAGTGCGAGACCGCTGCCAGCGAAGATGAGCTTCTGGCTGCCCTGGCAGCGGCGAAGACCAACGTCGCACCGTTCGAGCGCAAGCGGCCCGCCCGCAAGCCCTTGCCCGAACATCTTCCACGCGAACGCGTCGTCATCGCCGCGCCCGATGCCTGCCCCTGCTGCGGCTCGGATCGGCTGTGCAAGCTGGGTGAGGATATCACCGAGACACTTGAGGTCGTGCCGCGCCAGTGGAAGGTGGTCCAGACCGTGCGGGAGAAGTTCTCCTGCCGGGATTGTGAGAAGATCACCCAACCGCCGGCGCCTTTCCACGTCACGCCCCGCGGGCTATTTGGCCCCAGCTTCCTGGCGATGCTGCTCTTCGAGAAGTTCGGTGCGCATCAACCGCTTAACCGCCAGCGTGATCGCTACGCCTGGGAAGGCGTCGACCTGAGCCTTTCCACTCTGGCCGATCAGGTCGGCACCTGCACCGCCGCGCTGATGCCGCTCTATCTGCTGATCGAAGCCCACGTCCTTGCTGCCGAGCGATTGCATGGCGACGATACAACGGTGCCAGTGCTGGCCAAGACCAAGACCGATACGGGCCGGATCTGGACCTATGTTCGGGATGATCGACCTTTTGGCGGACCGGCACCGCCCGCAGCGATCTTCCATTATTCCCGGGACCGGCGGGGCGAGCATCCTGTGGGCCATCTGCGCGGTTGGAGAGGCATTCTTCAGGCTGATGCCTATGCTGGCTATAATGCCCTGTTCCATGGCGACCGCCTGCCGGCGCCGCTGACCCGCGCCCTTTGCTGGAGCCACGCGCGCCGTTATTTCTTCGAGCTGGCCGATATCGCCGCGCAGCTCAAGAAGCGCCGCAAAAAGGCCGTCATCTCGCCGTTGGCAGTGGAGGCGGTCCGCCGCATCGATGTGATCTTCGACATTGAGCGCGCCATCAACGGCAGACCGGTACAGGAGCGCCACACCCTTCGACAGGAACTCAGCGCACCTCTGGTTGCCGATATGGAAGAATGGATGCGCGACAACCGGTCAAAGCTATCGAAGAACAGCGATGTGGCCGAGGCTATGGATTATATGCTCAAGGCATGGCCTGCATTTACCGCCTTCCTCGACGATGGCCGCATCTGCCTGACGAACAATGCGGCGGAACGGGCGCTCAGAGGCATTGCCCTTGGAAGAAAATCATGGCTCTTCGCTGGGTCAGACCGCGGCGGTCAGCGCACCGCCTTCATGCTGAGCCTCATTGGCACGGCGAAGCTCAACGATATAGATCCCCAGGCTTGGCTAGCCGATGTGCTCAGCCGCATCGCCGACATCCCCCAGAACCGTCTCCAAGAACTGCTGCCATGGAATTGGCGAGCCGCCGAATATCAACGCGAAGCCGCCTGA
- a CDS encoding LacI family DNA-binding transcriptional regulator, with protein MTRRPSKTITIKTVAELAGVSPMSVSNVLNNRHKVRESTRQAVMDAVKTLNYSLNPAAKSLAGSGMTRIGLMYRNIENAFLSSILIGSLETTNRMGAQLLLQPLEVGDAGEVAAGIQTLISNGANAILIAPPYCEIANSHGLTKDAPVPIVALSPGDDLTDEYCIRIDDFAAARDMTRYLISLGHKDIGFIRGAGHHLISRTRRDGYIAALQEAGIALRPELIADGDMSFESGLDAAQTLLSLAPRPTAIFASNDDVAAAVTSLAHRQGLDVPHDLSVAGFDDTPIAVKIWPALTTVRHPGARIASEAATLGIMLARGGDAPAKSATHLDYMLAVRESTAPPRRSGSH; from the coding sequence ATGACAAGACGGCCGAGCAAGACGATCACCATCAAGACCGTCGCCGAACTCGCAGGCGTGTCGCCCATGAGCGTGTCGAACGTTCTCAACAACCGGCATAAGGTGCGCGAAAGCACGCGGCAGGCCGTGATGGACGCCGTCAAGACGCTCAACTATTCCCTCAACCCTGCGGCCAAGTCGCTGGCTGGCTCCGGCATGACCCGCATCGGTCTGATGTATCGCAATATCGAAAATGCGTTTCTCAGCTCTATCCTGATCGGCAGCCTGGAAACTACCAACCGCATGGGCGCGCAACTCTTGTTGCAGCCGCTCGAAGTGGGCGACGCCGGGGAAGTGGCGGCGGGTATTCAGACCCTTATCAGCAACGGTGCGAATGCCATCCTGATCGCTCCGCCCTATTGCGAGATCGCCAATAGCCATGGCCTGACCAAAGACGCGCCGGTGCCGATCGTGGCGCTTTCCCCCGGCGATGATCTCACTGACGAATATTGCATCCGCATCGATGATTTCGCGGCGGCGCGCGACATGACGCGCTATCTTATCAGCCTCGGCCATAAGGATATCGGCTTCATTCGCGGCGCCGGGCATCATCTGATCAGCAGGACGCGGCGGGACGGCTATATCGCCGCGTTGCAAGAGGCCGGCATCGCTCTACGCCCCGAACTGATCGCTGATGGCGATATGAGTTTCGAATCCGGGCTGGACGCCGCGCAGACGCTTCTGAGCCTGGCCCCCCGGCCCACCGCCATTTTCGCCAGCAACGACGATGTCGCGGCGGCCGTTACGTCGCTGGCGCATCGGCAGGGGCTGGATGTCCCGCACGACCTGTCGGTCGCGGGTTTCGATGACACCCCGATTGCGGTGAAGATCTGGCCTGCTTTGACGACGGTTCGCCATCCAGGGGCAAGGATCGCGTCGGAGGCGGCGACGCTGGGCATCATGCTGGCACGCGGAGGAGATGCCCCAGCAAAAAGCGCGACCCACCTCGACTATATGCTCGCCGTCCGCGAATCGACCGCGCCGCCGCGTCGGTCGGGCAGCCATTAG
- the tnpA gene encoding IS66-like element accessory protein TnpA: MSQITVISGPERRRVWTDQQKRELVAAVSAPGANVAEIARRADLRPNQIYRWRRQMGQAAQSFAEVQVQPDPAPVSGSSIIVEFERAIVRIPAGASPGLVSAVLRSIKP, translated from the coding sequence ATGAGTCAGATCACGGTAATTTCAGGCCCGGAGCGGCGGCGAGTATGGACCGACCAACAGAAGCGTGAGTTGGTCGCGGCTGTTTCGGCGCCCGGGGCGAACGTGGCGGAGATTGCCCGCCGTGCTGATCTACGGCCGAACCAGATCTACAGATGGCGACGGCAGATGGGGCAGGCAGCGCAGAGCTTTGCAGAGGTGCAGGTGCAGCCCGATCCAGCGCCGGTGAGCGGATCGTCGATCATCGTGGAGTTCGAGCGGGCGATCGTACGCATCCCCGCTGGCGCATCACCTGGGTTGGTGTCGGCAGTGCTCCGGTCGATCAAGCCGTGA
- a CDS encoding zinc-binding dehydrogenase, which yields MIGFPAGIQKIPANLVLLKACQIVGVFWGAFTQRDPQRNRANNDALFGLWQAGTIDPHISARYGLENGPRAIADLAERRAVGTIVVELP from the coding sequence GTGATCGGCTTTCCCGCCGGGATCCAGAAAATCCCTGCCAATCTTGTCCTGCTCAAGGCGTGTCAGATCGTCGGCGTCTTTTGGGGCGCGTTCACACAGCGCGATCCGCAACGCAACCGCGCTAATAATGACGCGCTTTTCGGCCTGTGGCAGGCGGGCACGATCGACCCCCATATTTCGGCCCGTTACGGGCTGGAGAACGGCCCGCGGGCGATTGCGGACCTCGCCGAACGGCGCGCCGTCGGAACGATAGTGGTGGAACTGCCATGA
- the tnpB gene encoding IS66 family insertion sequence element accessory protein TnpB (TnpB, as the term is used for proteins encoded by IS66 family insertion elements, is considered an accessory protein, since TnpC, encoded by a neighboring gene, is a DDE family transposase.), whose translation MRSLALQIQQSFRRDPHAGDLYVFRGRRGDLCKILWHDGIGMSLYAKRLERGKYIWPSAVDGVIAISASQLACMLEAIDWRNPQATWRPTLAG comes from the coding sequence ATGCGATCCCTGGCCCTGCAGATACAGCAGAGCTTCAGGCGTGATCCCCATGCCGGTGATCTTTATGTCTTCCGAGGGCGCCGTGGCGACCTGTGCAAAATCCTGTGGCATGATGGCATTGGCATGTCGCTCTATGCCAAGCGCCTGGAGCGCGGGAAGTATATCTGGCCATCGGCTGTAGACGGGGTGATTGCCATCTCCGCCTCCCAGTTGGCTTGCATGCTGGAGGCGATCGACTGGCGTAATCCGCAAGCGACCTGGCGGCCGACCCTGGCCGGATAA
- a CDS encoding fumarylacetoacetate hydrolase family protein yields MIYDIFDQIRYLSTVMTLEPGDLLFTGTPSGVGAATGNLLKVGDVVRVEVDGVGVIENRIVQGKSGA; encoded by the coding sequence ATGATCTACGACATATTTGACCAGATCAGATATCTGTCGACCGTAATGACCTTGGAGCCGGGTGATCTTTTGTTTACTGGGACGCCGTCTGGCGTGGGTGCTGCTACAGGCAACCTCCTGAAGGTCGGCGATGTCGTTCGGGTAGAGGTGGACGGTGTTGGCGTAATTGAGAATCGGATCGTACAAGGTAAATCCGGCGCGTAG
- a CDS encoding TonB-dependent receptor has protein sequence MKASNVIQRLSGSSMIGLIATLVAANMTPAFAQDAAIAAADDNNAGTDIVVTAQKRAERLQDVPLAVTAVSADTLSNRQINDSASLVQAVPSLTFQQGATPTNSSFRIRGIGTALFGQGVESSVSTVVDGVVAVRQTQGFTDLADIERIEVLRGPQGTLFGKNATAGVISVTTARPSREFEGRGEVTIAEHDEYRARGTVSGPISDTLRARVTGFYNDVRGVARNIATDSWDNGSKSWGVRGKLEWDATENLNLLFTGEYRKTEADCCASTWIAINNPNLQTLVGPINATRENRTLNDETVTSSNSDQQTYSLQADWDLGGATLTSITAYQDYYLEVNQPIERINSDVPLFVGASAAYSNWNRNGGALDIGAFSQELRIANNDSGNFNYVAGVFYMHSDIKRPFDRRRARCTAGTFGQPCAPENTIYQSSASNIRLKQDSVAAFGQVEYRITGGLKAIGGLRLQYEKGTNSGSRIAPLVPGDAVMPGNAPVSGSVTADDTAVTGKAGLQYEFSRDAQVYASYTRGYKGLGYDIEISANLADQTVLEPEHVNAYEVGFKGRTADGVLSVSTALFLADYSNLQVQANRSDIAAGVTQFAPTNAGKSQTKGFEIEATVRPDDRFSLTGAVTYSHATIDIDGLNCPQQFNAAAPVLSGMPTNICYRPVAGVTPIQNLRGATLPVSPRWKISFAPRYEADIAGTNLSGFAQVGVNFQSAMNFSVEQDPLLEQPAYTLVDASIGVKQIDGRYSLTLFVKNLFDENYLTSIGHTSFLGGNTDLVGTFNKDADRYFGATLGVKF, from the coding sequence ATGAAAGCTTCTAACGTCATTCAACGTCTGTCCGGCTCGTCCATGATCGGGCTGATTGCGACGCTCGTCGCTGCCAACATGACTCCCGCCTTCGCGCAAGATGCAGCGATTGCCGCAGCCGACGACAATAATGCCGGCACCGACATCGTCGTCACCGCGCAAAAGCGCGCAGAGCGGCTGCAGGATGTGCCGCTCGCGGTGACCGCTGTTTCGGCCGATACTTTGTCCAACCGCCAGATCAATGATAGCGCCTCGCTGGTGCAGGCCGTACCGTCGCTGACGTTCCAACAGGGGGCAACGCCCACCAACAGCAGCTTCCGTATCCGTGGCATCGGCACCGCCCTGTTCGGGCAGGGCGTCGAATCCTCCGTGTCCACCGTCGTCGATGGCGTCGTCGCCGTGCGCCAGACGCAGGGCTTTACCGACCTCGCCGATATCGAGCGCATCGAAGTGCTGCGCGGGCCGCAGGGCACGTTGTTCGGCAAGAACGCGACCGCTGGCGTCATCAGCGTCACGACCGCGCGCCCCTCGCGCGAATTTGAAGGTCGCGGCGAAGTGACCATCGCCGAGCATGACGAATATCGCGCCCGCGGCACCGTGTCCGGCCCTATCAGCGACACGCTCCGCGCCCGCGTCACCGGCTTCTACAACGACGTGCGCGGCGTTGCCCGCAACATCGCCACTGACAGCTGGGACAATGGTTCCAAATCCTGGGGCGTGCGCGGCAAGCTGGAATGGGACGCGACCGAGAATCTGAACCTCCTCTTCACAGGCGAATATCGCAAAACCGAAGCGGATTGCTGTGCTTCGACCTGGATCGCGATCAATAATCCCAACCTGCAGACGCTGGTCGGTCCGATCAATGCGACCCGCGAAAACCGCACGCTCAATGATGAGACGGTCACCTCTTCCAACAGCGACCAGCAGACCTATTCGCTGCAGGCGGATTGGGATCTGGGCGGCGCGACCCTGACCTCCATTACCGCCTATCAGGATTATTATCTGGAAGTGAACCAGCCGATCGAGCGCATCAACAGCGATGTTCCGCTCTTCGTTGGTGCCTCGGCCGCCTACTCCAATTGGAACCGCAACGGCGGTGCCCTTGATATTGGTGCTTTCAGTCAGGAACTGCGGATCGCCAATAATGACAGCGGCAATTTCAACTATGTCGCTGGCGTTTTTTACATGCATTCCGACATCAAGCGGCCTTTCGACCGTCGTCGTGCGCGCTGCACGGCTGGCACCTTCGGTCAGCCATGTGCGCCCGAAAACACCATCTACCAGTCTTCGGCCAGCAACATCCGCTTGAAGCAGGACAGTGTCGCTGCCTTTGGTCAGGTCGAATATCGCATCACCGGCGGTCTCAAGGCCATTGGTGGCCTGCGCCTGCAATATGAGAAGGGCACCAACAGCGGTAGCCGCATCGCGCCGCTAGTCCCCGGCGATGCCGTCATGCCCGGCAATGCGCCTGTCAGCGGATCGGTCACGGCGGACGATACGGCAGTGACCGGCAAGGCGGGCCTGCAATATGAATTCAGCCGGGATGCGCAGGTCTATGCCAGCTATACGCGCGGCTATAAGGGGCTGGGTTATGATATCGAGATTTCGGCCAATCTCGCCGATCAGACCGTGCTCGAACCCGAACATGTCAATGCCTATGAAGTCGGCTTCAAGGGACGCACGGCAGATGGCGTCCTGAGCGTCAGCACCGCCCTGTTCCTGGCTGACTATTCCAATCTTCAGGTTCAGGCCAACCGTTCGGACATCGCCGCGGGCGTCACGCAATTCGCGCCCACTAACGCCGGCAAGTCGCAAACCAAGGGCTTTGAAATCGAAGCCACCGTCCGTCCCGACGATCGCTTCAGCCTGACCGGCGCCGTCACCTACTCCCACGCCACCATCGATATTGACGGTCTCAATTGTCCGCAGCAGTTCAACGCTGCCGCGCCGGTCCTGTCGGGCATGCCGACCAACATCTGCTATCGCCCGGTCGCGGGTGTCACGCCGATCCAGAACCTGCGCGGCGCGACGCTGCCGGTCAGCCCGCGTTGGAAAATCAGCTTCGCTCCTCGCTATGAGGCGGACATTGCAGGTACGAATCTTTCGGGCTTTGCGCAGGTCGGCGTCAATTTCCAGAGCGCGATGAACTTCTCGGTCGAGCAGGATCCGTTGCTGGAACAACCTGCTTATACGCTGGTCGATGCCAGCATCGGCGTGAAGCAGATCGATGGTCGTTACAGCCTGACCCTGTTCGTCAAGAACCTGTTTGACGAAAACTACCTCACCAGCATCGGCCATACGTCGTTCCTGGGCGGCAATACCGACCTCGTGGGCACCTTCAACAAGGACGCGGACCGCTACTTCGGCGCCACCCTCGGCGTGAAGTTCTGA
- a CDS encoding plasmid pRiA4b ORF-3 family protein — translation MRWRAAFSWTDSHLWEMSFGQTGFGIPDPEYGFDGPLDARKATLAQVLANTRRKTFRYLYDFGDAWEHSVKIERVGAASPHLTYPLILDAVGMRPPEDCGGPWGYAEKLEALGDPQHEYHEEALDTLGDDHDPNAQPDIPLIEARLEALAKKWAPQTRRKA, via the coding sequence ATGCGATGGCGCGCAGCCTTCTCGTGGACGGACTCTCACCTGTGGGAAATGAGCTTCGGGCAGACCGGCTTCGGCATCCCTGATCCTGAATATGGCTTCGACGGGCCGCTCGACGCCCGTAAGGCCACTCTCGCCCAGGTCCTGGCGAATACGAGGCGCAAGACCTTCCGATATCTCTATGACTTTGGCGATGCCTGGGAGCATAGCGTCAAGATCGAGCGCGTCGGCGCGGCCAGCCCGCACCTGACATATCCGCTCATCCTCGATGCAGTAGGCATGCGGCCGCCAGAGGACTGTGGCGGACCATGGGGCTATGCCGAAAAGCTCGAAGCGCTCGGCGACCCCCAGCATGAATATCATGAAGAAGCGCTCGATACCCTCGGCGACGACCATGATCCCAACGCCCAGCCCGATATCCCCCTGATCGAGGCAAGGCTGGAAGCGCTCGCGAAAAAATGGGCGCCGCAGACACGCCGAAAAGCCTGA
- a CDS encoding SDR family oxidoreductase: protein MTPFLTLQGKRALITSGTRGAGAATVGLFRELGAQVLTTARTPPSGSPDALFVAADLTTAEGCSELASAVRDRLGGVDIIVHMLGGSSAPAGGFEALSDAEWRNALDLNLMPAVRLDRALLPDMLSRGSGVVIHVTSIQRELPLPEATTAYAAAKAALSTYSKSLSKQVSPQGVRVVRVSPGWIETESAVELATRLAAEHGGDIAQGKKMIMDSLGGIPIGRPSTPQEVASLIAFLASDRAGTITGTEYVIDGGTVPTV, encoded by the coding sequence ATGACGCCTTTTCTGACCTTGCAGGGGAAGCGCGCGCTGATCACGTCGGGTACCCGTGGCGCGGGCGCTGCGACGGTCGGCCTGTTCCGCGAACTTGGCGCGCAGGTTCTCACGACTGCGCGCACCCCGCCTTCGGGCAGCCCGGATGCGCTGTTCGTTGCTGCTGATCTTACCACGGCCGAAGGTTGCAGCGAATTGGCAAGCGCGGTGCGCGATCGGCTGGGCGGCGTGGACATCATCGTTCACATGCTAGGCGGATCATCGGCACCAGCGGGGGGATTTGAAGCGCTGAGCGATGCAGAATGGCGCAACGCCCTGGACCTCAACCTCATGCCCGCCGTCCGGCTCGATCGCGCGCTGCTGCCGGACATGCTGTCCCGCGGCAGTGGCGTGGTGATCCACGTCACCTCCATCCAGCGCGAACTACCCCTGCCGGAAGCGACCACCGCCTACGCCGCCGCCAAGGCGGCGCTTTCCACCTATAGCAAGAGCCTGTCCAAACAAGTGTCGCCCCAGGGCGTCCGGGTGGTGCGGGTGTCGCCGGGCTGGATCGAAACGGAATCAGCCGTCGAACTGGCAACCCGACTCGCAGCCGAGCATGGCGGCGACATCGCCCAGGGCAAGAAGATGATCATGGACTCGCTCGGCGGCATTCCGATCGGCAGGCCATCGACACCGCAAGAGGTCGCCAGCCTGATCGCTTTCCTAGCGTCCGACCGGGCGGGGACCATCACCGGCACCGAATATGTCATCGATGGCGGGACCGTGCCAACGGTGTGA
- a CDS encoding nuclear transport factor 2 family protein: MTVQLPPPIAAYFAADANKDGHVVAHCFTDDAVVKDEGKTHSGKDAIRDWKAQSSTTYRYTVEPFAIATDGARTVVTSHLEGDFPGSPLDLRYFFTLDGDKIAALEIIP; this comes from the coding sequence ATGACGGTTCAACTGCCCCCGCCCATCGCCGCCTATTTCGCGGCCGATGCCAACAAGGACGGCCATGTGGTAGCGCATTGCTTCACCGACGACGCCGTGGTGAAAGACGAAGGCAAGACGCATAGCGGGAAGGACGCCATCCGGGACTGGAAGGCGCAATCCTCCACCACCTATCGCTATACGGTGGAGCCTTTTGCCATCGCCACTGATGGCGCGCGGACGGTCGTGACCAGCCATCTCGAAGGCGACTTCCCCGGTAGCCCGCTCGACCTGCGCTATTTTTTCACGCTCGACGGGGACAAGATCGCTGCCCTTGAAATCATCCCATGA